Proteins encoded by one window of Sphaerodactylus townsendi isolate TG3544 linkage group LG02, MPM_Stown_v2.3, whole genome shotgun sequence:
- the CDK2AP2 gene encoding cyclin-dependent kinase 2-associated protein 2 isoform X2, with protein sequence MGYVQAMKPPGAQGSQSTYTDLLSVIEEMGKEIRPTYAGSKSAMERLKRGIIHARALVRECLAETERNART encoded by the exons ATGGGCTACGTGCAG GCTATGAAGCCACCAGGTGCCCAAGGTTCCCAGAGCACATACACGGACCTGCTTTCTGTTATTGAGGAGATGGGCAAGGAGATCCGACCTACCTATGCAGGCAGCAAGAGCGCCATGGAGCGGCTGAAGCGAG GGATTATCCATGCCCGAGCACTGGTAAGAGAGTGTCTGGCAGAGACAGAGCGCAATGCCCGTACGTAA
- the CDK2AP2 gene encoding cyclin-dependent kinase 2-associated protein 2 isoform X1, translating into MSYKPIAPAPASSGAAGTSSSSSSASPAPGAPPVATSVPSPSGSVPGASAPFRPLFNDFGPPSMGYVQAMKPPGAQGSQSTYTDLLSVIEEMGKEIRPTYAGSKSAMERLKRGIIHARALVRECLAETERNART; encoded by the exons ATGTCCTACAAGCCCATCGCGCCTGCCCCCGCCAGCTCCGGAGCCGccggcaccagcagcagcagcagcagcgccagccccgcccccggagccCCGCCGGTCG CTACAAGTGTCCCATCTCCATCTGGATCAGTCCCTGGAGCTTCTGCCCCCTTTCGACCTCTCTTCAACGATTTTGGGCCCCCATCAATGGGCTACGTGCAG GCTATGAAGCCACCAGGTGCCCAAGGTTCCCAGAGCACATACACGGACCTGCTTTCTGTTATTGAGGAGATGGGCAAGGAGATCCGACCTACCTATGCAGGCAGCAAGAGCGCCATGGAGCGGCTGAAGCGAG GGATTATCCATGCCCGAGCACTGGTAAGAGAGTGTCTGGCAGAGACAGAGCGCAATGCCCGTACGTAA